One Zeugodacus cucurbitae isolate PBARC_wt_2022May chromosome 3, idZeuCucr1.2, whole genome shotgun sequence genomic region harbors:
- the LOC105218869 gene encoding eukaryotic initiation factor 4A isoform X1, giving the protein MDDRSDIAHEGPSGMDPEGVIESTWHEVYDNFDDMNLREELLRGIYGYGFEKPSAIQQRAIIPCVKGRDVIAQAQSGTGKTATFSIAILQQIDTSIRDCQALILAPTRELATQIQRVVMALGEYMKVHSHACIGGTNVREDARNLESGCHVVVGTPGRVYDMINRKVLRTHNIKLFVLDEADEMLSRGFKDQIQDVFKMLPPDVQVILLSATMPPDVLEVSRCFMRDPVSILVKKEELTLEGIKQFYVNVKQENWKLGTLCDLYDTLSITQSVIFCNTRRKVDQLTQEMTNHNFTVSAMHGDMEQRDREVIMKQFRSGSSRVLITTDLLARGIDVQQVSLVINYDLPSNRENYIHRIGRGGRFGRKGVAINFITDEDRRILKDIEQFYHTTIEEMPANIADLI; this is encoded by the exons at gGATGATCGAAGTGATATAGCTCATGAAGGTCCTAGTGGTATGGATCCTGAGGGTGTCATTGAGTCAACTTGGCACGAAGTCTACGACAACTTCGATGACATGAATTTACGTGAGGAGCTATTACGAGGAATTTATGGCTATGGTTTTGAGAAACCTTCAGCTATTCAGCAGCGTGCCATCATTCCTTGTGTTAAAGGTCGCGACGTTATTGCTCAGGCCCAATCtg GTACGGGAAAAACTGCAACCTTCTCAATTGCTATCTTGCAACAAATCGATACGTCCATTCGTGACTGTCAAGCGTTGATTTTGGCTCCAACTCGTGAGTTGGCTACTCAAATCCAACGTGTAGTTATGGCACTTGGCGAATACATGAAAGTGCATTCACATGCTTGCATTGGTGGCACCAATGTGCGCGAGGATGCCAGAAATTTGGAATCTGGAtgtcatgttgttgttggcacacCTGGTCGTGTGTATGATATGATTAACCGCAAAGTGCTTCGTACCCACAATATTAAATTGTTCGTTTTGGATGAAGCCGACGAGATGTTATCACGTGGTTTCAAAGATCAAATCCAAGATGTTTTTAAAATGCTTCCCCCGGACGTTCAGGTTATTTTACTATCTGCCACTATGCCGCCCGATGTTCTTGAAGTCAGCCGTTGCTTTATGCGAGATCCAGTAAGCATTTTAGTAAAGAAAGAAGAGCTTACATTAGAAGGTATCAAACAATTCTACGTTAATGTAAAGCAAGAAAACTGGAAACTTGGCACTCTTTGCGATTTGTATGATACACTTTCCATTACTCAATCTGTAATTTTCTGTAATACAAGGCGTAAG GTGGATCAATTGACCCAAGAAATGACAAACCACAACTTCACCGTATCTGCCATGCATGGTGATATGGAGCAACGTGATCGTGAAGTGATTATGAAGCAATTCCGTTCAGGTTCTTCTCGTGTTCTTATTACAACTGATTTGCTTGCTCGTGGTATTGACGTCCAACAAGTTTCGCTAGTCATCAACTATGACTTGCCATCCAATAGAGAAAATTACATTCATag AATCGGTCGTGGTGGACGTTTTGGTCGCAAAGGTgttgcaattaattttattacggACGAGGATAGAAGAATTCTTAAAGACATTGAACAATTCTATCACACTACTATTGAGGAAATGCCTGCTAATATTGCTGATCTAATTTAA
- the LOC114804794 gene encoding vitelline membrane protein Vm26Ab — translation MIKFMFLIFTLSPIIAQIIQLEPSQGILIPAPLAQSVRISRSSYSPPSPPAAYGGGSASSYTKPAPAPVQSYKPSSIPAPPCPRNYLFSCQPSLAPAPCAAPVPSPSYSAPAPAAPSASYGSPQGAYSHIIPQYSFAVPVVKELF, via the coding sequence atgataaaGTTTATGTTTCTAATTTTCACACTGAGTCCTATAATAGCTCAAATTATACAACTGGAGCCCTCGCAAGGAATACTCATACCAGCTCCACTAGCACAATCAGTGCGAATTAGTCGGTCATCTTATTCCCCTCCTTCACCTCCTGCAGCATATGGCGGTGGTTCTGCATCTTCATATACGAAGCCTGCACCTGCCCCTGTTCAATCATATAAACCGTCTTCGATTCCAGCACCACCATGCCCAaggaattatttatttagttgtcAGCCGTCGTTAGCACCAGCTCCGTGTGCAGCTCCTGTACCTTCACCATCTTACTCCGCTCCAGCCCCAGCTGCACCCAGCGCATCTTATGGCTCACCACAAGGCGCATACTCACATATCATCCCCCAATATTCTTTTGCTGTGCCAGTTGTCAAGGAGctattttga
- the LOC105218866 gene encoding profilin — MSWQDYVDNQLLASHCVTKACIAGHDGNVWAQSKGFEVTKEELAKLIAGFDQQDLLTSNGVTLAGQRYIYLSGTDRVVRAKLGRSGVHCMKTTQAVIVSIYEDPVQPQQAASVVEKLGDYLITCGY, encoded by the exons atgaGCTGGCAAGATTATGTGGATAACCAACTTTTGGCCTCGCACTGTGTAACAAAGGCTTGCATCGCTGGACATGATGGCAATGTTTGGGCCCAATCTAAGGGATTCGAG gtaaCAAAAGAAGAATTGGCGAAATTAATCGCTGGATTTGATCAGCAAGACCTGCTCACAAGCAATGGTGTCACATTAGCCGGTCAAAGGTACATATACCTTTCAGGTACAGATCGTGTAGTCCGCGCTAAGTTGGGCCGCAGCGGAGTGCATTGCATGAAAACTACACAAG CCGTGATCGTTTCTATTTATGAGGATCCTGTTCAGCCTCAACAAGCCGCATCTGTTGTAGAGAAGCTTGGAGATTATCTGATTACTTGCGGGTACTAG
- the LOC105218865 gene encoding uncharacterized protein LOC105218865 isoform X2: MGAQKSYILFLFSNVFHLILFMECSSDKVNFEYEYRMPVEKRIRRSLTTICVEIKPSHPQEEPYLMCKGGQLPGFEQRVPYNKNNIYVSNDHNIISTQERNYVPRQPFPYIQNLKSNENSWSKEGENYQNTYLSNRNPYQHSTFDAFKFSNGYTQPTHFNSDTTTSRLNSDRSNQRFSTSLPPILSSVVYRENNETPSSYHNSNKEYLETENANNGAIAQPYGHDQTSNEHFNSYDTQSVESERWNLSQNTDNPADPLQHSEIKTAFLSGVKQLSVVNDAIQNPVRSRDNQYEWDRKKSFENGLELNNFSQSYREKQIFNKFNTLPFGDDPVMQQFYNSLYDTPVQPIIHLDAAEDRDLNTLRSQSMQEDQCDDFRKEARAVSEAPSNQYCNACPPEMGYTLPPIIITLPCYNPSDSLPCYRSVPPNYNSLRHENFVPQNQYLKHLEPTELAGSSYNPLVTIFQPKLLSHFGLIPRLGGLLGSARTILPTLHVPQGIFRGATPIPGTSQPNTLAPQPISMEVPPTMYPNDLGPHIGDAIVAAQLDNNQTTILPTPTAVVPSVGPSTTIKSTEDLENSTEDSSVLQNQSQVGNFTTIKPIAITRASTITDNGNQAGEESTKKMLTIIEKARRLQMRHRLNSN; the protein is encoded by the exons ATGGGGGCACAGAAAAGTTatattctgtttttattttccaacGTGTTTCATTTAATCCTTTTTATGGAGTGTAGCAGTgataaagtgaattttgaatacGAATATCGTATGCCAGTTGAAAAAAGAATAAGACGTTCATTGACAACTATTTGCGTTGAAATAAAACCTAGTCACCCACAAGAGGAACCGTATCTAATGTGTAAAGGTGGACAACTTCCTGGTTTTGAACAGCGAGTtccatataataaaaacaatatttacgtAAGCAACGATCATAATATTATATCCACACAGGAAAGAAATTATGTTCCACGACAGCCGTTTCCTtacattcaaaatttaaaatcaaatgaaaattcttGGTCGAAAGAAGGAGAGAAttatcaaaatacatatttatctaaCCGAAATCCTTATCAACACTCCACTTTCGACGCTTTTAAGTTTAGTAATGGATATACCCAACCAACCCATTTTAATTCAGATACCACTACATCTCGCTTAAATTCTGATCGGTCTAATCAGAGATTTTCAACATCATTGCCACCCATATTAAGCAGCGTTGTGTACAGGGAGAACAATGAAACGCCGTCAAGTTATCATAATTCTAACAAGGAATATTTGGAAACGGAAAATGCAAACAACGGCGCTATTGCACAACCATATGGTCATGATCAAACCAGTAATGAACATTTCAATAGCTATGATACGCAGAGTGTTGAGTCTGAAAGATGGAATTTAAGTCAAAACACTGACAATCCAGCTGATCCTTTACAACATTCAGAGATTAAAACCGCGTTCCTATCCGGTGTAAAACAACTATCAGTAGTCAATGACGCTATTCAAAACCCAGTTAGATCGAGAGATAATCAGTATGAATGGGatagaaaaaaatcttttgaaAATGGACTGGAACTGAATAACTTTTCGCAATCATAtagagaaaaacaaatatttaataaatttaacacaTTGCCTTTTGGTGACGATCCTGTTATGCAGCaattttataattcattatATGACACGCCAGTGCAACCAATTATACATCTAGATGCAGCTGAAG ATAGAGATCTTAATACATTACGAAGTCAGAGTATGCAGGAGGACCAGTGTGATGACTTCCGGAAAGAAGCAAGAGCTGTATCAGAAGCACCTTCGAATCAATATTGTAATGCATGTCCACCTGAAATGGGATACACTTTACCTCCTATAATTATAACTCTTCCTTGTTATAATCCTTCGGATTCGTTGCCTTGTTATAGGTCTGTACCACCAAACTACAATAGTCTGCGTCATGAAAACTTTGTTCCCCAAAACCAATATTTGAAACACCTGGAACCAACAGAATTAGCCGGATCGTCTTATAATCCATTAGTTACAATTTTTCAACCAAAACTACTTTCTCATTTTGGTCTGATACCGCGATTAGGTGGCTTACTAGGTTCAGCGCGTACAATATTGCCAACGCTACATGTCCCACAAGGGATATTTCGAGGTGCAACACCCATACCAGGAACATCGCAACCAAATACATTAGCTCCCCAGCCCATATCGATGGAGGTCCCACCAACTATGTATCCTAATGATTTAGGTCCACATATTGGGGACGCTATCGTAGCAGCACAACTGGATAACAACCAAACAACAATATTACCTACGCCTACTGCTGTTGTTCCTTCTGTCGGGccttcaacaacaataaaatcaactGAGGATTTAGAAAATTCTACGGAAGATAGTTCCGTATTACAAAATCAAAGTCAAGTTggaaattttacaacaattaaACCTATTGCGATAACACGAGCTTCGACTATAACCGACAATGGGAACCAAGCTGGCGAGGAGTCGactaaaaaaatgttgacaatCATTGAAAAGGCTCGACGCCTACAAATGAGGCACAGACTTAATTCgaattga
- the LOC105218865 gene encoding uncharacterized protein LOC105218865 isoform X1 encodes MGAQKSYILFLFSNVFHLILFMECSSDKVNFEYEYRMPVEKRIRRSLTTICVEIKPSHPQEEPYLMCKGGQLPGFEQRVPYNKNNIYVSNDHNIISTQERNYVPRQPFPYIQNLKSNENSWSKEGENYQNTYLSNRNPYQHSTFDAFKFSNGYTQPTHFNSDTTTSRLNSDRSNQRFSTSLPPILSSVVYRENNETPSSYHNSNKEYLETENANNGAIAQPYGHDQTSNEHFNSYDTQSVESERWNLSQNTDNPADPLQHSEIKTAFLSGVKQLSVVNDAIQNPVRSRDNQYEWDRKKSFENGLELNNFSQSYREKQIFNKFNTLPFGDDPVMQQFYNSLYDTPVQPIIHLDAAEADRDLNTLRSQSMQEDQCDDFRKEARAVSEAPSNQYCNACPPEMGYTLPPIIITLPCYNPSDSLPCYRSVPPNYNSLRHENFVPQNQYLKHLEPTELAGSSYNPLVTIFQPKLLSHFGLIPRLGGLLGSARTILPTLHVPQGIFRGATPIPGTSQPNTLAPQPISMEVPPTMYPNDLGPHIGDAIVAAQLDNNQTTILPTPTAVVPSVGPSTTIKSTEDLENSTEDSSVLQNQSQVGNFTTIKPIAITRASTITDNGNQAGEESTKKMLTIIEKARRLQMRHRLNSN; translated from the exons ATGGGGGCACAGAAAAGTTatattctgtttttattttccaacGTGTTTCATTTAATCCTTTTTATGGAGTGTAGCAGTgataaagtgaattttgaatacGAATATCGTATGCCAGTTGAAAAAAGAATAAGACGTTCATTGACAACTATTTGCGTTGAAATAAAACCTAGTCACCCACAAGAGGAACCGTATCTAATGTGTAAAGGTGGACAACTTCCTGGTTTTGAACAGCGAGTtccatataataaaaacaatatttacgtAAGCAACGATCATAATATTATATCCACACAGGAAAGAAATTATGTTCCACGACAGCCGTTTCCTtacattcaaaatttaaaatcaaatgaaaattcttGGTCGAAAGAAGGAGAGAAttatcaaaatacatatttatctaaCCGAAATCCTTATCAACACTCCACTTTCGACGCTTTTAAGTTTAGTAATGGATATACCCAACCAACCCATTTTAATTCAGATACCACTACATCTCGCTTAAATTCTGATCGGTCTAATCAGAGATTTTCAACATCATTGCCACCCATATTAAGCAGCGTTGTGTACAGGGAGAACAATGAAACGCCGTCAAGTTATCATAATTCTAACAAGGAATATTTGGAAACGGAAAATGCAAACAACGGCGCTATTGCACAACCATATGGTCATGATCAAACCAGTAATGAACATTTCAATAGCTATGATACGCAGAGTGTTGAGTCTGAAAGATGGAATTTAAGTCAAAACACTGACAATCCAGCTGATCCTTTACAACATTCAGAGATTAAAACCGCGTTCCTATCCGGTGTAAAACAACTATCAGTAGTCAATGACGCTATTCAAAACCCAGTTAGATCGAGAGATAATCAGTATGAATGGGatagaaaaaaatcttttgaaAATGGACTGGAACTGAATAACTTTTCGCAATCATAtagagaaaaacaaatatttaataaatttaacacaTTGCCTTTTGGTGACGATCCTGTTATGCAGCaattttataattcattatATGACACGCCAGTGCAACCAATTATACATCTAGATGCAGCTGAAG CAGATAGAGATCTTAATACATTACGAAGTCAGAGTATGCAGGAGGACCAGTGTGATGACTTCCGGAAAGAAGCAAGAGCTGTATCAGAAGCACCTTCGAATCAATATTGTAATGCATGTCCACCTGAAATGGGATACACTTTACCTCCTATAATTATAACTCTTCCTTGTTATAATCCTTCGGATTCGTTGCCTTGTTATAGGTCTGTACCACCAAACTACAATAGTCTGCGTCATGAAAACTTTGTTCCCCAAAACCAATATTTGAAACACCTGGAACCAACAGAATTAGCCGGATCGTCTTATAATCCATTAGTTACAATTTTTCAACCAAAACTACTTTCTCATTTTGGTCTGATACCGCGATTAGGTGGCTTACTAGGTTCAGCGCGTACAATATTGCCAACGCTACATGTCCCACAAGGGATATTTCGAGGTGCAACACCCATACCAGGAACATCGCAACCAAATACATTAGCTCCCCAGCCCATATCGATGGAGGTCCCACCAACTATGTATCCTAATGATTTAGGTCCACATATTGGGGACGCTATCGTAGCAGCACAACTGGATAACAACCAAACAACAATATTACCTACGCCTACTGCTGTTGTTCCTTCTGTCGGGccttcaacaacaataaaatcaactGAGGATTTAGAAAATTCTACGGAAGATAGTTCCGTATTACAAAATCAAAGTCAAGTTggaaattttacaacaattaaACCTATTGCGATAACACGAGCTTCGACTATAACCGACAATGGGAACCAAGCTGGCGAGGAGTCGactaaaaaaatgttgacaatCATTGAAAAGGCTCGACGCCTACAAATGAGGCACAGACTTAATTCgaattga
- the LOC105218869 gene encoding eukaryotic initiation factor 4A isoform X2 — MDDRSDIAHEGPSGMDPEGVIESTWHEVYDNFDDMNLREELLRGIYGYGFEKPSAIQQRAIIPCVKGRDVIAQAQSGTGKTATFSIAILQQIDTSIRDCQALILAPTRELATQIQRVVMALGEYMKVHSHACIGGTNVREDARNLESGCHVVVGTPGRVYDMINRKVLRTHNIKLFVLDEADEMLSRGFKDQIQDVFKMLPPDVQVILLSATMPPDVLEVSRCFMRDPVSILVKKEELTLEGIKQFYVNVKQENWKLGTLCDLYDTLSITQSVIFCNTRRKVDQLTQEMTNHNFTVSAMHGDMEQRDREVIMKQFRSGSSRVLITTDLLARGIDVQQVSLVINYDLPSNRENYIHRIGRGGRFGRKGVAINFITDEDRRILKDIEQFYHTTIEEMPANIADLI; from the exons AT gGATGATCGAAGTGATATAGCTCATGAAGGTCCTAGTGGTATGGATCCTGAGGGTGTCATTGAGTCAACTTGGCACGAAGTCTACGACAACTTCGATGACATGAATTTACGTGAGGAGCTATTACGAGGAATTTATGGCTATGGTTTTGAGAAACCTTCAGCTATTCAGCAGCGTGCCATCATTCCTTGTGTTAAAGGTCGCGACGTTATTGCTCAGGCCCAATCtg GTACGGGAAAAACTGCAACCTTCTCAATTGCTATCTTGCAACAAATCGATACGTCCATTCGTGACTGTCAAGCGTTGATTTTGGCTCCAACTCGTGAGTTGGCTACTCAAATCCAACGTGTAGTTATGGCACTTGGCGAATACATGAAAGTGCATTCACATGCTTGCATTGGTGGCACCAATGTGCGCGAGGATGCCAGAAATTTGGAATCTGGAtgtcatgttgttgttggcacacCTGGTCGTGTGTATGATATGATTAACCGCAAAGTGCTTCGTACCCACAATATTAAATTGTTCGTTTTGGATGAAGCCGACGAGATGTTATCACGTGGTTTCAAAGATCAAATCCAAGATGTTTTTAAAATGCTTCCCCCGGACGTTCAGGTTATTTTACTATCTGCCACTATGCCGCCCGATGTTCTTGAAGTCAGCCGTTGCTTTATGCGAGATCCAGTAAGCATTTTAGTAAAGAAAGAAGAGCTTACATTAGAAGGTATCAAACAATTCTACGTTAATGTAAAGCAAGAAAACTGGAAACTTGGCACTCTTTGCGATTTGTATGATACACTTTCCATTACTCAATCTGTAATTTTCTGTAATACAAGGCGTAAG GTGGATCAATTGACCCAAGAAATGACAAACCACAACTTCACCGTATCTGCCATGCATGGTGATATGGAGCAACGTGATCGTGAAGTGATTATGAAGCAATTCCGTTCAGGTTCTTCTCGTGTTCTTATTACAACTGATTTGCTTGCTCGTGGTATTGACGTCCAACAAGTTTCGCTAGTCATCAACTATGACTTGCCATCCAATAGAGAAAATTACATTCATag AATCGGTCGTGGTGGACGTTTTGGTCGCAAAGGTgttgcaattaattttattacggACGAGGATAGAAGAATTCTTAAAGACATTGAACAATTCTATCACACTACTATTGAGGAAATGCCTGCTAATATTGCTGATCTAATTTAA